In Trifolium pratense cultivar HEN17-A07 linkage group LG7, ARS_RC_1.1, whole genome shotgun sequence, a genomic segment contains:
- the LOC123893569 gene encoding uncharacterized protein LOC123893569 isoform X10 — MDKTVMKKRLPTKRHIIINEQQQQSAICGGDLIKFNKKKKKKKSKKEKVRSLSAIAVVHKSMPSSLPKNKVFNECNGVDHSSVPRKIRSAMKKRGRESILSDSEKLNHKFHGIESLHKDSSSIKKKSKKQVVLGPITKDEQEVAETLYALAGMFDISGSNGENELESKSLPKNSSVSQDQEESINATFEAIEDANLIPESSSKGKEKISSLSETIGDEQTDFPQSHNTAPETNLQDVPMTVKTNDDDCKVELNDSKLCLEIGLNVSALSQISHIEGKRDVENETVGGIDCKQEQHIIKCQRENEGPTLWPGLTSSASSAINASCSQRSSAAVKAPHWLNAAIRNSKQDLMGSCSSSGKSSEAFIHKKSWKSCAAHVHIGQLIRSLELPKQQVAKEPELYECDQIRVHQGSKCRALPEGQNSIRTRNGNGFAAGTVHSSSLENFPETKNGILQQQQCHYLDISLSQSQAPPAAAKYGPQKQSFNFLSLSTGGNELTTSDCFNKGESRLQQFSKSQVPYFRSIQQQHGLMPISTPPPSQYTSTYLDKLPAAGPQVRLQQPHYYGTPLRGTHYSSTISYKEQQYQNFWAAQLVAQGGSGGVNCNAMMRGQYPNLQNGRLENSAVNSGARIMLPHQSFVSLESLGSKVTSVTDQQPFSSIPPSRTNGLEERRGRFHGSGVSSLQLLCDERI; from the exons CTATTTGTGGTGGGGACCTAATTAAATttaacaagaagaagaagaagaagaaatcaaaGAAAGAGAAAGTTAGAAGCTTGAGTGCTATTGCTGTTGTTCATAAATCAATGCCATCTTCACTACCCAAAAACAAG GTTTTCAATGAATGCAATGGCGTTGATCATTCCTCTGTTCCCAGGAAGATACGTTCAG CAATGAAGAAGAGGGGTCGCGAATCAATCTTAAGTGATTCAGAAAAGTTGAACCATAAGTTCCATGGAATAGAATCTCTTCATAAAGATAGCAGCAGCATAAAGAAAAAATCCAAA AAGCAAGTTGTACTTGGGCCCATCACAAAAGATGAACAAGAGGTTGCTGAGACTCTCTATGCATTGGCTGGAATGTTTGATATCAGTGGCTCCAATGGGGAGAATGAACTAGAAAGCAAATCGTTACCGAAGAATTCCTCGGTTTCGCAGGACCAAGAGGAGAGTATTAATGCTACTTTTGAAG CTATTGAGGATGCTAATCTTATTCCTGAAAGTTCATCTaagggaaaagaaaaaattagttCTTTAAGTGAAACCATTGGTGATGAACAGACTGATTTTCCACAATCTCACAACACTGCTCCAGAAACAAATCTGCAGGACGTGCCTATGACAGTTAAGACGAATGACGATGATTGCAAAGTGGAATTGAATGACTCAAAGTTGTGTCTTGAAATCGG ATTAAATGTGTCTGCACTGTCACAAATTTCACATATTGAGGGAAAGCGAGATGTGGAGAATGAGACG GTCGGAGGCATTGATTGTAAGCAAGAACAACACATTATCAAGTGCCAAAGAGAAAATG AAGGTCCAACATTGTGGCCAGGCTTGACATCGAGTGCATCTTCTGCAATTAATGCTTCTTGTTCGCA AAGATCTTCTGCTGCTGTCAAAGCTCCACATTGGCTTAATGCTGCTATTCGCAACTCCAAACAGGATTTGATGGGAAGTTGTTCCTCTAGTGGAAag AGCTCCGAAGCTTTCATTCATAAAAAGTCATGGAAGAGTTGTGCAGCTCATGTTCACATTGGTCAACTCATCCGGAGTTTAGAACTGCCAAAACAACAGGTTGCCAAAGAACCCGAGCTTTATGAATGTGATCAAATCAGAGTACACCAAGGATCAAAATGTAGAGCTCTACCCGAAGGACAAAACTCAATTAGGACAAGAAATGGAAATGGTTTTGCTGCTGGAACAGTTCATTCTTCTAGTTTGGAGAATTTCCCTGAAACTAAAAATGGTATTCTTCAGCAGCAGCAGTGCCATTATCTTGACATATCTCTGTCTCAGTCTCAGGCTCCTCCGGCGGCTGCGAAATATGGTCCTCAAAAGCAA AGTTTCAATTTCTTGTCCTTGTCGACTGGAGGTAATGAGTTAACGACCAGCGATTGTTTTAATAAAGGTGAAAGTAGGTTGCAACAGTTCTCAAAATCGCAAGTGCCTTACTTTCGGTCTATACAACAGCAGCATGGGCTCATGCCAATATCTACGCCTCCACCAAGTCAGTATACCTCAACTTACCTGGATAAGCTTCCTGCTGCAGGACCACAG GTGCGGTTGCAGCAACCTCATTATTATGGTACGCCACTACGTGGAACTCATTATAGTTCGACAATTTCATATAAAGAGCAGCAATACCAAAACTTTTGGGCGGCGCAACTAGTAGCACAAGGTGGGTCTGGTGGTGTAAACTGCAATGCAATGATGAGGGGCCAATATCCTAATTTGCAAAATGGAAGACTTGAAAATTCTGCTGTTAATTCGGGTGCCCGGATCATGCTTCCCCACCAGTCCTTTGTATCGCTAGAATCACTTGGTTCCAAGGTAACTTCAGTCACTGACCAACAACCCTTTTCATCAATTCCACCATCAAGGACAAATGGGCTAGAAGAACGTAGAGGTAGGTTCCATGGTAGCGGTGTTTCATCGTTGCAATTGCTGTGTGATGAGCGTATCTGA
- the LOC123893569 gene encoding uncharacterized protein LOC123893569 isoform X9 has translation MDKTVMKKRLPTKRHIIINEQQQQSAICGGDLIKFNKKKKKKKSKKEKVRSLSAIAVVHKSMPSSLPKNKVFNECNGVDHSSVPRKIRSAMKKRGRESILSDSEKLNHKFHGIESLHKDSSSIKKKSKKQVVLGPITKDEQEVAETLYALAGMFDISGSNGENELESKSLPKNSSVSQDQEESINATFEAAIEDANLIPESSSKGKEKISSLSETIGDEQTDFPQSHNTAPETNLQDVPMTVKTNDDDCKVELNDSKLCLEIGLNVSALSQISHIEGKRDVENETVGGIDCKQEQHIIKCQRENEGPTLWPGLTSSASSAINASCSQRSSAAVKAPHWLNAAIRNSKQDLMGSCSSSGKSSEAFIHKKSWKSCAAHVHIGQLIRSLELPKQQVAKEPELYECDQIRVHQGSKCRALPEGQNSIRTRNGNGFAAGTVHSSSLENFPETKNGILQQQQCHYLDISLSQSQAPPAAAKYGPQKQSFNFLSLSTGGNELTTSDCFNKGESRLQQFSKSQVPYFRSIQQQHGLMPISTPPPSQYTSTYLDKLPAAGPQVRLQQPHYYGTPLRGTHYSSTISYKEQQYQNFWAAQLVAQGGSGGVNCNAMMRGQYPNLQNGRLENSAVNSGARIMLPHQSFVSLESLGSKVTSVTDQQPFSSIPPSRTNGLEERRGRFHGSGVSSLQLLCDERI, from the exons CTATTTGTGGTGGGGACCTAATTAAATttaacaagaagaagaagaagaagaaatcaaaGAAAGAGAAAGTTAGAAGCTTGAGTGCTATTGCTGTTGTTCATAAATCAATGCCATCTTCACTACCCAAAAACAAG GTTTTCAATGAATGCAATGGCGTTGATCATTCCTCTGTTCCCAGGAAGATACGTTCAG CAATGAAGAAGAGGGGTCGCGAATCAATCTTAAGTGATTCAGAAAAGTTGAACCATAAGTTCCATGGAATAGAATCTCTTCATAAAGATAGCAGCAGCATAAAGAAAAAATCCAAA AAGCAAGTTGTACTTGGGCCCATCACAAAAGATGAACAAGAGGTTGCTGAGACTCTCTATGCATTGGCTGGAATGTTTGATATCAGTGGCTCCAATGGGGAGAATGAACTAGAAAGCAAATCGTTACCGAAGAATTCCTCGGTTTCGCAGGACCAAGAGGAGAGTATTAATGCTACTTTTGAAG CAGCTATTGAGGATGCTAATCTTATTCCTGAAAGTTCATCTaagggaaaagaaaaaattagttCTTTAAGTGAAACCATTGGTGATGAACAGACTGATTTTCCACAATCTCACAACACTGCTCCAGAAACAAATCTGCAGGACGTGCCTATGACAGTTAAGACGAATGACGATGATTGCAAAGTGGAATTGAATGACTCAAAGTTGTGTCTTGAAATCGG ATTAAATGTGTCTGCACTGTCACAAATTTCACATATTGAGGGAAAGCGAGATGTGGAGAATGAGACG GTCGGAGGCATTGATTGTAAGCAAGAACAACACATTATCAAGTGCCAAAGAGAAAATG AAGGTCCAACATTGTGGCCAGGCTTGACATCGAGTGCATCTTCTGCAATTAATGCTTCTTGTTCGCA AAGATCTTCTGCTGCTGTCAAAGCTCCACATTGGCTTAATGCTGCTATTCGCAACTCCAAACAGGATTTGATGGGAAGTTGTTCCTCTAGTGGAAag AGCTCCGAAGCTTTCATTCATAAAAAGTCATGGAAGAGTTGTGCAGCTCATGTTCACATTGGTCAACTCATCCGGAGTTTAGAACTGCCAAAACAACAGGTTGCCAAAGAACCCGAGCTTTATGAATGTGATCAAATCAGAGTACACCAAGGATCAAAATGTAGAGCTCTACCCGAAGGACAAAACTCAATTAGGACAAGAAATGGAAATGGTTTTGCTGCTGGAACAGTTCATTCTTCTAGTTTGGAGAATTTCCCTGAAACTAAAAATGGTATTCTTCAGCAGCAGCAGTGCCATTATCTTGACATATCTCTGTCTCAGTCTCAGGCTCCTCCGGCGGCTGCGAAATATGGTCCTCAAAAGCAA AGTTTCAATTTCTTGTCCTTGTCGACTGGAGGTAATGAGTTAACGACCAGCGATTGTTTTAATAAAGGTGAAAGTAGGTTGCAACAGTTCTCAAAATCGCAAGTGCCTTACTTTCGGTCTATACAACAGCAGCATGGGCTCATGCCAATATCTACGCCTCCACCAAGTCAGTATACCTCAACTTACCTGGATAAGCTTCCTGCTGCAGGACCACAG GTGCGGTTGCAGCAACCTCATTATTATGGTACGCCACTACGTGGAACTCATTATAGTTCGACAATTTCATATAAAGAGCAGCAATACCAAAACTTTTGGGCGGCGCAACTAGTAGCACAAGGTGGGTCTGGTGGTGTAAACTGCAATGCAATGATGAGGGGCCAATATCCTAATTTGCAAAATGGAAGACTTGAAAATTCTGCTGTTAATTCGGGTGCCCGGATCATGCTTCCCCACCAGTCCTTTGTATCGCTAGAATCACTTGGTTCCAAGGTAACTTCAGTCACTGACCAACAACCCTTTTCATCAATTCCACCATCAAGGACAAATGGGCTAGAAGAACGTAGAGGTAGGTTCCATGGTAGCGGTGTTTCATCGTTGCAATTGCTGTGTGATGAGCGTATCTGA